One Oryzomonas sagensis DNA segment encodes these proteins:
- a CDS encoding cytochrome c3 family protein — protein MNRLAAIMTLSVLCSLLAPVFPAGADSILTSPHNLSSSGPGRIKSSEERVCIFCHTPHHATKLTDTSDSGPLWSRDENTAQDYITYVSSTISAKPGQPMGASRLCLSCHDGTIALGSPVAHGTTAQLGVLTPPSFPQKSTVLGKDLRDDHPISMEYGLKTGEFRDPATIAAVSRVKLVSRNGTNYVECSSCHNAHDNQYGNFLVTNTATQADALCTVCHTKNGWSGSAHQTGGTRYGATVATAVSQQGCISCHTPHGAQRGENLLKLTSGTASMDTNCYASCHNNDNGAPYLDMRTAGFHNPAGGGGYDGGGTTHTEAETLPLTAPGKHVHCVDCHNPHQTLWQNAPLNSSTAPNVNGVLTGVRGVTINGAVTTAGASYEYEICLKCHSGDAALAGNFNEYPPVSRMFSSLDERERINWGSAKSWHPIAHQRTGTGNSLLNKGITSIYCNDCHDSHGSGTHLLRLDNQDTFSAAQGTSYPLCYSCHDETYLMNTATDLGKLHKAHVQGLHNPLSSNNTKASCSACHDPHGVPYKAGLTTDTNSLHLINFDLRYAATPQAPNQPYDAGAKTCFVVGPGTSGLTCHTTTTNPASYNPYPYSP, from the coding sequence ATGAATCGACTTGCGGCAATCATGACCCTGTCCGTCCTGTGCTCCCTCCTGGCTCCGGTCTTCCCCGCGGGCGCCGACAGCATCCTCACGTCGCCCCACAACCTGTCGTCCAGCGGTCCGGGGAGGATAAAGTCCAGCGAGGAGCGGGTCTGCATCTTCTGCCATACCCCCCACCATGCGACCAAGCTGACCGATACGAGCGATTCGGGGCCGTTGTGGAGCCGCGATGAAAATACGGCGCAGGACTACATAACTTATGTTTCCAGCACCATTTCCGCCAAGCCGGGACAGCCGATGGGAGCCTCCCGCCTCTGTCTGAGCTGCCATGACGGCACCATTGCCCTTGGCTCTCCCGTTGCTCACGGCACCACCGCGCAACTCGGGGTGCTGACGCCGCCATCCTTTCCCCAAAAATCGACGGTGCTCGGCAAGGACCTGCGCGACGACCATCCGATTTCCATGGAGTACGGCCTCAAGACGGGCGAGTTTCGGGATCCGGCCACAATAGCCGCCGTATCGCGCGTCAAGCTGGTGTCGCGTAACGGCACAAACTACGTAGAATGCAGTTCCTGCCACAACGCCCACGATAACCAGTACGGCAATTTCCTGGTGACCAATACCGCCACCCAGGCCGATGCCCTCTGCACCGTGTGCCATACCAAGAACGGCTGGTCGGGAAGCGCCCACCAGACCGGCGGGACCAGGTACGGCGCGACGGTCGCGACGGCCGTCTCCCAGCAGGGCTGCATCTCCTGCCACACCCCCCATGGCGCCCAGCGGGGCGAGAATCTCCTGAAGCTCACCTCCGGCACCGCCAGCATGGATACCAACTGTTATGCCTCGTGCCACAACAACGATAACGGCGCTCCGTATCTGGACATGCGCACGGCCGGCTTTCACAACCCGGCCGGCGGCGGCGGCTACGACGGCGGCGGAACCACGCATACCGAGGCGGAAACCCTGCCGCTGACCGCTCCCGGCAAACACGTCCATTGCGTCGATTGCCATAACCCGCACCAGACCCTCTGGCAGAACGCCCCGCTCAACTCAAGCACGGCGCCCAATGTAAACGGCGTACTTACGGGGGTGAGGGGGGTCACCATCAACGGCGCCGTCACGACGGCCGGCGCCAGTTATGAATATGAGATCTGCCTCAAATGCCACTCCGGCGATGCGGCCCTGGCCGGAAACTTCAATGAATATCCCCCCGTATCGCGCATGTTCAGTTCCCTGGACGAACGTGAGCGCATCAACTGGGGCAGCGCCAAGTCCTGGCACCCGATCGCCCATCAGCGCACCGGGACCGGGAACAGCCTGCTCAACAAAGGCATAACCTCGATCTACTGCAACGACTGCCATGACTCCCACGGTTCCGGCACGCACCTGCTGCGTCTGGACAACCAGGACACCTTCTCGGCCGCCCAGGGCACATCCTACCCGCTCTGCTACAGTTGCCACGACGAAACCTATCTGATGAACACGGCCACCGATCTGGGCAAGCTGCACAAGGCGCATGTCCAGGGGTTGCATAATCCGCTCAGCAGCAACAACACCAAGGCCTCCTGTTCCGCCTGCCACGACCCCCACGGCGTGCCCTACAAGGCGGGGCTGACTACCGACACCAATTCGCTCCACCTGATCAACTTCGATTTGCGCTATGCGGCGACGCCGCAAGCCCCCAACCAGCCCTACGATGCCGGCGCCAAGACCTGTTTTGTCGTCGGTCCCGGCACCAGCGGCCTCACCTGCCACACTACCACCACCAACCCGGCCAGCTACAACCCCTATCCCTATTCTCCGTAA
- a CDS encoding 6-bladed beta-propeller has translation MNTGNRTNRCRNLLASALLALLLTACATPGPPPAPLQWPPSPAEAQVTWNQEIRDYRDAGIRKGFWRRLADFVVGESDLRLGRPYGIFVDNRGRLFIADNANGIVHFMDSQSMKYLLIGTGEPPLFKSPIAITGDDNENIYITDSAGAMVYRYDVKGNVLTTFTGSLERPTGIAFNRNNRLLYVTDTTAHQVVVLDLNGKERFRIGSHGAAPGQFNHPTDLFIDNAGTLYVTDPLNARIQLFSSAGVFQKAFGQPGDTGGEFVKPKGVAVDSGGNIYIADSLRDAVQVFDPAGRYRFAFGATGDGPGQFWMPSGVFIDRSDRIYVADTYNRRIQVFSHVRPTALQGKDR, from the coding sequence GTGAACACCGGGAATCGCACGAATCGTTGTCGTAACCTGCTGGCCTCCGCCTTGCTGGCGCTTCTGCTGACGGCTTGCGCTACCCCCGGGCCGCCGCCGGCGCCGTTGCAATGGCCGCCGTCACCGGCCGAGGCCCAGGTGACTTGGAACCAGGAGATCCGCGACTACCGGGATGCGGGCATACGCAAGGGTTTCTGGCGGCGCCTGGCCGATTTTGTGGTAGGTGAAAGCGACCTCCGTCTCGGCCGCCCCTACGGCATCTTCGTGGATAACCGGGGCCGGCTGTTCATCGCCGATAACGCCAACGGCATCGTCCATTTCATGGACAGCCAAAGCATGAAGTATCTGCTGATCGGCACGGGTGAGCCGCCGCTTTTCAAAAGCCCCATCGCCATTACCGGCGACGACAATGAAAATATCTACATCACCGACTCGGCGGGCGCGATGGTCTATCGCTACGACGTAAAAGGCAACGTCCTGACAACCTTTACCGGTTCTCTGGAACGGCCGACCGGCATCGCCTTCAACCGGAACAATCGCTTGCTCTATGTGACCGACACCACGGCGCATCAGGTTGTCGTCCTGGACCTGAACGGCAAGGAGCGTTTTCGCATCGGTAGCCATGGCGCTGCTCCGGGACAGTTCAACCACCCCACCGATTTATTCATCGACAATGCGGGAACGCTGTATGTCACCGACCCCCTGAACGCCAGAATCCAACTGTTCTCCTCCGCGGGGGTCTTCCAGAAGGCTTTCGGCCAACCGGGCGATACCGGCGGTGAATTCGTCAAACCGAAGGGGGTGGCGGTGGACAGCGGCGGGAATATCTATATCGCCGATTCCCTGCGCGATGCGGTCCAGGTCTTCGACCCCGCCGGCCGCTACCGCTTTGCCTTCGGTGCGACCGGGGACGGCCCCGGCCAGTTCTGGATGCCGTCGGGGGTCTTTATCGACCGTAGCGACCGGATCTACGTGGCCGACACCTATAACCGGCGCATCCAGGTATTCAGCCATGTCCGCCCGACAGCTCTCCAAGGGAAGGATCGCTAA
- a CDS encoding cytochrome c3 family protein yields MPGFPLQRVVLALCLIAIVAGCSPIDRYKAVSTIFDGVPSMPPPEQFCGEYASSVVAKLRADIASGGANRGDAAGKASSHKPYNEKQCDRCHDKTTESGFVVKSKNELCFVCHTGFVKGSFVHGPIAVGDCLACHEPHSSSNPSLLKSPAGQVCNACHREKRQASGLHENSASHDLICINCHDPHYGNVQYFLR; encoded by the coding sequence GTGCCGGGTTTTCCGCTTCAGAGGGTTGTGCTGGCGCTGTGCCTGATCGCGATTGTTGCCGGGTGCAGTCCTATTGACCGGTATAAGGCAGTTTCAACCATATTTGACGGTGTTCCGAGCATGCCCCCTCCGGAACAGTTTTGCGGGGAGTATGCCAGCAGCGTTGTGGCGAAACTGCGCGCCGACATTGCCAGCGGCGGGGCAAATCGTGGCGATGCCGCTGGCAAGGCCTCGTCGCACAAACCCTACAATGAAAAACAGTGCGACAGGTGCCATGACAAAACAACCGAAAGCGGCTTTGTCGTCAAATCGAAAAATGAACTCTGCTTTGTCTGTCACACCGGATTCGTCAAAGGGAGCTTCGTGCATGGACCGATTGCGGTGGGAGACTGTCTTGCCTGTCACGAACCGCACAGTTCGTCAAATCCGTCGCTGCTGAAATCTCCGGCAGGCCAAGTCTGCAATGCCTGCCATCGTGAAAAAAGGCAGGCTTCAGGCCTGCATGAGAATTCCGCCAGCCACGATCTTATTTGTATCAACTGTCACGATCCCCATTACGGGAATGTACAATATTTCCTGAGATGA
- a CDS encoding cytochrome C — MKKRILAAVAIVGLNAAVAYSAPTATAGQGVLNSVHDMRVSANITDIGGNDRVCAFCHTPHHAIKPAAASSYAPLWSRMDDQQTFVAYQSATFDSTVYSTGDAAAGPTRLCMTCHDGSIALDQHYGSANTGTMLTNDNFGGPGVGVNKDLSNDHPVGFDYMAIAAGCGDSNICTTAGTATTPDQYNYIRKADQGLTYRDNPANIKVADRLYNGSIMTCATCHDVHNKKNLQGAETMNYLVLAPQKDSALCLTCHIK, encoded by the coding sequence ATGAAGAAGAGAATTTTAGCAGCAGTAGCCATCGTGGGGCTTAACGCCGCTGTAGCGTACTCTGCTCCGACCGCCACTGCCGGCCAGGGGGTGCTTAACTCGGTGCATGACATGCGCGTTTCCGCCAATATCACCGATATCGGCGGGAACGACCGTGTTTGCGCATTCTGCCATACCCCTCACCACGCTATCAAACCGGCTGCGGCTAGCTCCTATGCCCCGCTCTGGTCCCGCATGGACGATCAGCAGACCTTCGTCGCTTACCAATCGGCTACCTTTGATTCGACCGTGTACAGCACCGGTGACGCCGCCGCCGGCCCGACCCGTCTCTGCATGACCTGCCACGACGGTTCCATCGCCCTCGACCAGCACTACGGCAGCGCCAACACCGGCACGATGCTGACCAACGACAACTTCGGCGGCCCCGGCGTCGGTGTGAATAAAGACCTGTCCAACGACCATCCGGTCGGCTTCGACTACATGGCCATCGCCGCCGGTTGTGGCGACTCCAACATCTGCACCACGGCCGGCACCGCCACCACCCCGGACCAGTACAACTATATCCGCAAGGCCGACCAAGGCCTCACCTACCGCGACAATCCAGCCAACATTAAAGTCGCTGACCGCCTCTACAACGGCAGCATCATGACCTGCGCAACCTGCCACGATGTGCACAACAAGAAGAACCTCCAGGGCGCAGAGACCATGAACTATCTGGTTCTCGCTCCGCAGAAGGATTCAGCACTCTGCCTGACCTGCCACATCAAGTAA
- a CDS encoding DedA family protein → MHALIQWLLHTIGTMGYPGIFLLMLMESSVIPVPSELVMPPAGYLAFQGKMNLVAVILCGTLGSLVGAYANYFASRYLGRPLIIRYGKYVLIPPEKFERVERFFLQHGEISTFIGRLLPVVRHLISIPAGLSGMGHLRFSLYTLAGAGLWCSILTVIGYAIGENQQLIMQYSHRALAWVIGFSSILIAVYVWRYRRRNGIKA, encoded by the coding sequence ATGCATGCTCTTATTCAATGGCTCCTCCACACCATCGGCACCATGGGCTACCCCGGCATCTTTCTGTTGATGCTCATGGAGAGTTCGGTGATCCCGGTGCCGAGCGAACTGGTCATGCCGCCGGCCGGCTACCTGGCCTTCCAGGGAAAGATGAATCTGGTCGCCGTTATTTTGTGCGGCACCCTGGGAAGTCTTGTGGGGGCCTATGCCAACTATTTTGCCTCCCGCTACCTGGGGAGGCCGCTGATCATCAGGTATGGCAAATACGTCCTGATCCCGCCGGAGAAGTTTGAACGGGTGGAGCGCTTCTTCCTCCAGCATGGCGAGATATCGACCTTCATCGGCCGGCTTTTGCCGGTGGTCAGGCACCTCATTTCCATCCCGGCCGGCCTGTCCGGCATGGGGCACCTCCGTTTCTCGCTCTACACCCTGGCCGGCGCCGGTCTCTGGTGCAGCATCCTGACCGTCATCGGCTATGCCATCGGCGAGAACCAGCAGTTGATCATGCAGTACTCCCACAGAGCCCTTGCCTGGGTCATTGGGTTCAGCAGTATTCTGATTGCCGTCTACGTATGGCGCTATCGCCGGCGCAACGGTATTAAAGCGTAA
- the pgeF gene encoding peptidoglycan editing factor PgeF yields the protein MQIKRTGRIHYVAVDFAGSPGSVQGFTTRHEGVSRPPYNSLNLGLNTQDQAFNVEGNRSILTRAFDVNQEALVSVRQVHGNDILVIDEPNEEYSHFSGVESDAIITNQPGVMIGICVADCVPILLCDPRNKVVAAVHAGWQGTAAKLVAKTVAGMGSLFGSAPGELQAAIGPSIGKCCYEVDAPVRQAFLQSGMPWDSFAEAHGEGKWRLDLAAANRDLLLSAGVPAAGIQVSDMCVCCRKDLFFSYRRDSGDTGRQMGFIMLTAP from the coding sequence ATGCAGATCAAGCGCACGGGGCGCATCCACTACGTTGCCGTCGATTTCGCCGGTTCGCCCGGATCGGTTCAGGGGTTCACCACCCGCCACGAAGGGGTGTCCCGCCCCCCCTACAACTCGCTCAATCTGGGTTTGAACACCCAGGATCAGGCCTTTAACGTTGAAGGCAACCGCAGCATCCTGACCCGCGCGTTCGACGTCAACCAGGAGGCCCTGGTCAGCGTGCGGCAGGTGCACGGCAACGACATCCTGGTAATCGACGAGCCCAACGAGGAGTACAGCCACTTCTCCGGCGTGGAGAGCGACGCCATCATAACCAACCAGCCCGGCGTCATGATCGGCATCTGCGTGGCCGACTGCGTGCCGATCCTGCTCTGCGACCCCCGCAACAAGGTGGTCGCTGCGGTCCATGCGGGCTGGCAGGGAACCGCGGCCAAGTTGGTTGCCAAAACAGTGGCCGGAATGGGCTCGCTCTTCGGCAGCGCCCCCGGTGAGCTGCAGGCCGCCATCGGCCCCAGCATCGGGAAGTGCTGCTACGAGGTCGATGCTCCGGTCAGGCAGGCCTTTCTCCAGAGCGGGATGCCGTGGGATTCCTTCGCCGAGGCCCATGGCGAGGGCAAGTGGCGGCTCGATTTGGCCGCCGCCAACCGGGACCTGCTCCTGTCCGCCGGTGTGCCGGCCGCCGGGATACAGGTCTCCGATATGTGCGTCTGTTGCCGGAAGGACCTGTTCTTCTCCTACCGCAGGGATAGTGGGGATACGGGCAGGCAGATGGGCTTCATCATGCTCACGGCGCCATAA
- a CDS encoding bifunctional homocysteine S-methyltransferase/methylenetetrahydrofolate reductase gives MTVLDKLTTEILTGDGAVGTMLYARGIGLDSNFEHLNLVRPALVLELAREYAAAGAQVIETNTFGANYTKLAAIGLGHKVGEINRAGVRIAREAAGDGGILVAGSVGPLVRMKGEERELTPDAMEGHFRVQCTALAEGGVDLFLLETFGSLEQLVAAVRAARETGLPVCASMAFLEGGRSGDGTTVEAFCAAVEAAGADMLGANCGAGPLELVKVVRRLAALTAKPISAYANSGFPEYHEGRYIYRATPDYFAAMADEMAAAGANLIGGCCGTTPDHIAVLARTLAGKRPAPRHPAASRTAAGAQPGSRPDRPSFLDPWGCRKVIAVELDPPKGMDCRRIIESSRRLKEAGVDAINLAENPLARPRMGNIALGSIIQREVGIEVIIHITGRDRNLIGMQSDLMGASLLGLHTILAVTGDPAAMGDHAGATSVFDLHSFTLIKLLSDMNRGVNAIGNPIGGGTGFTIGAAFNPNTKNMAVQAERLRKKVANGARFAQTQPVYDPALFLEALDQTRDCGIPLLPGIMPLVSERNALYLHNEVPGITVPDAIRARMKGLEKEAGAREGLAIAKEFIDATFTAAGGYYLIPPFGKCELALELIDYIHAREREQG, from the coding sequence ATGACCGTACTCGACAAACTCACAACAGAGATCCTTACCGGAGACGGGGCCGTTGGCACCATGCTCTACGCCAGGGGGATCGGGCTCGACAGCAACTTCGAGCACTTGAATCTGGTACGCCCGGCCCTGGTCCTGGAACTGGCCCGCGAGTACGCCGCCGCCGGGGCGCAGGTGATCGAGACCAATACCTTCGGCGCCAACTATACCAAGCTGGCGGCCATCGGATTGGGCCACAAGGTTGGCGAGATCAACCGGGCCGGCGTTCGTATCGCCCGTGAGGCGGCCGGGGATGGCGGCATACTGGTGGCCGGTTCGGTGGGCCCCCTGGTGCGCATGAAGGGCGAAGAGCGGGAGTTGACCCCCGACGCCATGGAAGGGCACTTCCGGGTGCAGTGCACCGCCCTGGCCGAGGGGGGGGTGGACCTGTTCCTGCTGGAAACCTTTGGTTCCCTGGAGCAGTTGGTCGCCGCGGTACGGGCGGCCCGGGAAACCGGCCTGCCGGTCTGTGCCTCCATGGCCTTTCTGGAGGGGGGACGCAGCGGCGACGGTACGACGGTGGAGGCGTTCTGCGCCGCCGTGGAGGCGGCCGGGGCCGATATGCTGGGGGCCAACTGCGGCGCCGGTCCCCTGGAACTGGTCAAGGTGGTGCGCCGCCTGGCCGCCCTGACCGCCAAACCGATCTCCGCCTATGCCAACAGCGGTTTTCCCGAGTACCACGAGGGGCGCTACATCTACCGCGCCACCCCCGACTATTTCGCCGCCATGGCGGACGAGATGGCGGCGGCCGGGGCCAACCTGATCGGCGGCTGCTGCGGGACCACGCCGGACCACATCGCCGTTCTCGCGCGCACCCTGGCAGGGAAGCGGCCCGCTCCACGCCACCCCGCGGCATCCCGTACCGCGGCAGGGGCGCAGCCCGGTTCCCGGCCCGACAGGCCTTCGTTCCTGGACCCGTGGGGATGCCGCAAGGTCATCGCCGTCGAACTCGACCCGCCCAAGGGAATGGACTGCCGCCGGATCATCGAGAGCAGCCGGCGCCTGAAAGAGGCCGGAGTCGATGCCATCAACCTGGCCGAAAACCCGCTGGCCCGTCCCCGTATGGGGAACATCGCCCTGGGGAGCATCATTCAGCGCGAGGTCGGCATCGAGGTCATCATCCACATCACCGGCCGGGACCGCAACCTGATCGGCATGCAGTCCGACCTCATGGGCGCCAGCCTCCTGGGGCTGCACACGATCCTGGCGGTGACCGGAGATCCGGCCGCCATGGGGGACCATGCCGGGGCCACCTCGGTCTTCGACCTGCACTCCTTCACCCTGATCAAGCTCCTCTCCGACATGAACCGCGGCGTGAACGCCATCGGCAACCCCATCGGCGGTGGGACCGGTTTCACCATCGGGGCGGCGTTTAACCCCAACACGAAGAATATGGCGGTTCAGGCCGAACGGCTGCGCAAGAAGGTGGCCAACGGCGCCCGTTTTGCCCAGACCCAGCCGGTCTATGACCCGGCCCTGTTCCTGGAAGCGCTCGACCAGACCCGGGATTGCGGCATCCCGCTCTTGCCGGGGATCATGCCCCTGGTCAGCGAACGCAATGCCCTCTACCTGCACAACGAGGTGCCGGGCATCACCGTCCCGGACGCGATCCGCGCCCGCATGAAGGGTCTGGAGAAGGAGGCCGGCGCCCGGGAAGGGCTGGCCATTGCCAAGGAGTTCATCGACGCCACCTTCACCGCCGCCGGAGGCTACTACCTGATCCCCCCCTTCGGAAAATGCGAACTGGCCCTGGAGTTGATCGATTACATTCACGCACGGGAAAGGGAACAGGGATGA
- a CDS encoding cytochrome c3 family protein: protein MHEPVKEGDCSGCHKQTNPLHPLKGAKSFAMTAQGAALCYQCHDTFGKKKNVHPPVKDGECAYCHKPHGGAGRFLLEGGDDQTALCMGCHDAADFKKKVRHGPVAVGSCSRCHNPHESDEKKLLRGPVWESCLKCHADFLKTLQESPFIHPPVKKGPCTSCHAPHSSENGQLLKKKMPDICISCHPGVEKKLRMKLVHKPLQETGGCGNCHSSHFSKAKGLLSGDDMSVCLECHATDKLGKPPLKNIKKEIEGKKYLHGPLELGECRACHDPHGSDNFRLLKGSYPSDLYVAYKDGIYGVCLSCHEKNLLRFPETTIYTKFRNGNRNLHYVHVVNRKGRTCRVCHEPHASTGEKLISKEGVQFGDWKIPINFMLTPTGGSCSPGCHRPFAYDREKPEDYRSEEKGQK from the coding sequence ATGCATGAGCCGGTCAAGGAGGGGGACTGCTCGGGCTGCCATAAACAGACCAATCCGCTCCACCCGCTCAAGGGCGCCAAGAGTTTTGCCATGACTGCACAGGGGGCCGCCCTCTGCTACCAGTGCCACGATACCTTCGGGAAGAAAAAGAATGTGCACCCCCCGGTCAAGGACGGGGAGTGTGCGTACTGCCACAAGCCCCATGGCGGCGCCGGCCGTTTCCTTCTGGAAGGGGGAGACGATCAGACCGCCCTCTGCATGGGATGTCACGATGCCGCTGATTTCAAGAAGAAAGTCAGGCATGGCCCCGTAGCTGTCGGTTCTTGCAGCCGGTGCCACAATCCCCACGAATCGGATGAGAAGAAGCTTCTCAGGGGGCCGGTCTGGGAAAGTTGTCTCAAATGCCATGCCGATTTTTTGAAAACACTTCAGGAGTCGCCTTTCATCCACCCACCGGTCAAAAAAGGCCCCTGCACCTCCTGTCACGCCCCGCACAGCAGTGAAAACGGCCAACTGCTCAAGAAAAAGATGCCGGATATCTGCATCAGTTGCCATCCGGGGGTTGAAAAAAAGCTGAGGATGAAACTTGTGCATAAACCCCTTCAGGAGACGGGAGGCTGCGGTAACTGTCATTCCAGCCACTTTTCCAAGGCCAAAGGACTTCTGTCAGGGGATGATATGAGCGTTTGCCTGGAATGTCACGCCACGGACAAACTCGGCAAGCCGCCCCTCAAAAACATCAAGAAGGAGATCGAGGGGAAGAAATATCTGCATGGGCCGCTGGAACTGGGCGAATGCCGGGCCTGCCACGACCCCCACGGAAGCGATAATTTCCGTTTGCTCAAGGGAAGCTATCCGTCGGACCTCTATGTCGCTTATAAGGACGGCATCTATGGCGTATGCCTGTCGTGCCACGAAAAGAACCTGCTTCGCTTTCCGGAAACCACGATCTATACCAAATTTCGCAACGGGAATCGCAATCTGCACTATGTCCACGTCGTCAACCGCAAAGGGCGCACCTGCCGCGTCTGCCATGAACCCCACGCCAGCACCGGGGAGAAGTTGATCAGCAAGGAAGGTGTACAATTCGGCGATTGGAAGATTCCGATCAACTTTATGCTCACGCCGACCGGAGGAAGTTGTTCGCCGGGATGCCATCGCCCCTTTGCCTATGACCGGGAGAAACCGGAAGACTATCGATCAGAGGAAAAGGGCCAGAAATAA
- a CDS encoding YifB family Mg chelatase-like AAA ATPase, with protein sequence MLAKVLSSALIGIDAMLVDVEVDLAAGLPSFATVGLPDGAVKESKDRVKAALKNSGYDFPARRITANLAPADIKKEGAAFDLPISIGILAATGVVKTARLREYLLVGELSLDGGLKAIRGALSIAVAAKRAGLAGVILPVENAPEAAVVEGIAIIAATALSQVVEFLNGHDGIDPFAVDLQSLFTSGCEYGEDFSEVKGQEHAKRALEVAASGGHNILMIGPPGSGKTMLARRIPTILPRMSFDEAIETTKIFSVSGMLENGRALLAARPFRSPHHTISDVGLIGGGTTPKPGEVSLAHNGVLFLDELPEFKKNVLEVLRQPLEDGRVTISRSLLTLTYPSRVMLVAAMNPCPCGYLADPIHPCVCTPLAIHRYRSRISGPLLDRIDIHIEVPSVTYRDLSDRGEAESSRDIALRVACSRKRQAERYQGTKVHCNAQMTPRFIKRFCELDSAGSRMLELVTDRLGFSARTYNRIIKVARTIADLSDSEQIREEHIAEAIQYRSLDRKVT encoded by the coding sequence ATGCTTGCCAAAGTCCTCAGCAGTGCCCTGATCGGGATCGATGCCATGCTTGTCGATGTGGAGGTGGACCTGGCCGCCGGCCTGCCCTCCTTTGCCACGGTCGGCCTGCCCGACGGCGCCGTCAAGGAGAGCAAGGACCGGGTCAAGGCGGCCCTCAAAAATTCCGGCTACGATTTTCCGGCACGGCGCATCACCGCCAACCTGGCGCCGGCCGACATCAAGAAAGAAGGGGCGGCCTTCGACCTCCCCATCTCCATCGGCATCCTGGCGGCGACCGGCGTGGTGAAGACCGCCCGCCTGCGGGAGTACCTGCTTGTGGGAGAGCTTTCGCTGGATGGGGGACTTAAGGCGATCCGCGGCGCACTCTCCATTGCGGTCGCCGCCAAACGGGCCGGTCTGGCCGGCGTCATCCTGCCGGTGGAGAACGCGCCGGAAGCCGCGGTGGTGGAGGGGATCGCCATCATCGCCGCCACCGCCCTTTCCCAGGTGGTGGAGTTCCTCAACGGCCACGACGGGATCGACCCCTTCGCGGTGGACCTCCAATCCCTCTTCACCAGCGGTTGCGAATACGGTGAAGACTTCAGCGAGGTCAAGGGACAGGAGCACGCCAAGCGGGCCCTCGAAGTCGCCGCCAGCGGCGGCCACAACATCCTGATGATCGGACCTCCGGGATCGGGCAAGACCATGCTGGCCCGCCGCATCCCTACCATCCTGCCGCGCATGTCGTTCGACGAAGCCATCGAGACCACCAAAATCTTCAGCGTCAGCGGGATGCTGGAGAACGGCCGGGCGCTTCTGGCGGCGCGGCCGTTTCGCTCCCCGCACCACACCATCTCCGACGTCGGCCTGATCGGCGGCGGCACCACGCCGAAGCCGGGGGAGGTCTCCCTGGCCCACAACGGCGTCCTGTTCCTGGACGAACTGCCCGAATTCAAAAAGAATGTCCTGGAGGTGCTGCGCCAGCCGCTGGAAGACGGCCGCGTCACCATCTCCCGCTCCCTCTTGACCCTGACCTATCCATCCCGGGTGATGCTGGTCGCGGCCATGAACCCCTGCCCGTGCGGCTACCTTGCCGATCCGATCCATCCCTGCGTCTGCACCCCCCTCGCCATCCACCGCTACCGTTCGCGTATCTCCGGCCCGCTCCTGGACCGGATCGATATCCATATCGAGGTGCCGTCCGTAACCTACCGGGACCTGTCCGACCGGGGGGAGGCCGAGAGTTCCCGGGATATCGCCCTGCGGGTGGCGTGCTCCCGAAAGCGCCAGGCCGAACGTTACCAGGGGACCAAGGTCCACTGCAACGCCCAGATGACGCCGCGTTTCATCAAGAGGTTCTGCGAACTGGACAGCGCCGGCAGCCGGATGCTGGAACTGGTTACCGACCGCCTCGGATTTTCCGCCCGGACCTACAACCGGATCATCAAGGTGGCCCGCACCATTGCCGACCTGTCGGACAGCGAGCAGATCCGCGAAGAGCATATCGCCGAAGCGATCCAGTACCGCAGCCTGGACCGCAAGGTAACGTAA